The Vigna radiata var. radiata cultivar VC1973A chromosome 6, Vradiata_ver6, whole genome shotgun sequence DNA segment ttacttAGTATAttcaaaatagatttttttggCCTAtgtgtaatataattttatcataaatttggTGTGGttcttatgtttttcttttctttttctttgataaaaattTCATGTCAAGATAGTAATATCTAgcataaacatatttaataattgtgtAATTAATtggtttatattaaaaagtaaaaatatattatagattaaatttaatttttttataggttTTATTATGTAGTATTTTGCCTTTTGGTAATTATGTAGTTAGAGTAATTAGTCTTCAATCTCCCACACAGAATTACTATTAAGAtacttctatatttttaaataagggTTAAACATGGTTTTAGTTCattcacaaataattattattaagatacttctatatttttaaacaaggattaaatatgattttagttcatAAACTTTGTCTTGAAATTGAAATTCGTCTTTCTCACCaactttaatacatttttattttgaaactttaaaaatgaattgataTAATCATTTCAATCCAATcacactattttcttttttggcttgttaaataactcaaatgttaacttcaaacatatttaacacaaaaaatgtaacatcccaaaaatatagtaaattacTATATTAAAAGAGTCATCACATGAAGGATAAGATAGaacagttaaataaaatataaagtttaactTACAGTTATCCAATATAAccttaaatttaaactttatatacaaacaggataaaacaaaatatctaCAGACTAGACTATACTAACTAAGCCACTGGGTCATCCTCATCAAGCGCATGCTCCACATAGGACGATCATTGTAAAGGAAAGAACAccaacacatacaaaacacaaacaacaaacaacagggtaagctagatataaaagaattcatacAATTATATAACATATCACATTCACATAATTATTCAAGTAAGATAAACTAGTTAAGACATCATAACATGTTATGACCTAGACTTGACCAtccagacttagaatgaatactGAGCTATGGTGgagtgcacttgtggtggcctctactacttTACAAAGCCAGTGCCATGGGTTTCACCTTACCATGCACACAAGGTTAGCCCTTTATTACGCAATAGACCTCCAAGTAGCGTctacactaggacctcctattactctcaccacatgaatcAATTCTCTCTATGTGGGAATGAAAaatcattagagtgttaggatatcCCCAAATACCGAGCTCCctgtattcattctaaacatacttATATCTCACTGAGAGATTCCACATTGAAACTTGCCACATCACTTTGAAATCATACTTTATTCTCATTTGAATTTACAACTTCATCCTTTAATACTCATATGACTCAATATACATTCATAAAACATCCAAAATACTCCACCACATCATTTAAATCATGcaagaataattaagaaaagagtAAACTAAGCATGGACCATTCGCTCACTACATACTCTCGCAAAGCGAATCCAGAGGTTTCTCGTAGAGAGACCTAATCTCGCTATGCGAATAAACTTCTAGTGGTACTAGACCTCAACCCCTTGCATAATGCCCCAATTCGCTATTCGAAAGTCTAGACAGTGGTCCAAACCCCCTAAACATTAGCAAAGCACACCCCTTCGCTATTCGAATAAATTTGCTAGTGATCCCAGACCATAACCAGGTGCTCAGCGCATTACCTCCCTGTGTGAATCATCAAACAAAGAGCCAACCCCTACAACCATTCGCACATCGCACCTTCTCGTTGTGCGAATGCTCAGACAGAGAGAAACTCGCCATGACTACTCACTGTGCGAATCTATTTgctcagcgagtctgcataattctgcaacatcaattctgcagaattatgcaactcaccCAAAgtttaccaattctaactattttttccaacttctaGCCTtcctaaattatattatatacctAATTATACTTGAAAAATTGTTTCTAAACCTCCCTACCATCATTCTAAAGTGTTTATTGACCAATTCCTacttcaaaacataaaattcttcaacttagggaccaaaattACATTCTACCACTTTTGGCACTATTTTCAGCAACTTAAGGACTCAAGCAAGTCCTAATTGACCTGTTTTTCCAACACACCAACTCAACACCCAACTCCtaaatcaaaatttcactacCCCACTTCCTCAAAACTAACTTAAACAAGTATAAATCTCTTAAATTTCTAACTAATCACTCTCGTAATAGATTCCCAACATTTCAAGTGATCAATAACACATCAAACactattcaattcaattcatttaCACATTTCATCAATGTCACAATCCCACAGTCAAATCTTCACACAATACAGTTTACTCAAAAACCTAAGTTTAGTTCAATTAGCACCATAAATACAAAATCATCATACTTACATGCCAACCCactaattaaaacaataatctagcttcccttaccttagaaAATCTGAACAACTCGAAGAAACCCCAAATTGAAGCTTCCGTCGCAAGGAAGCTCTACAAAAACCTACAACTCACCGATTGGTTATAGGAAACCaaccttagaacctaaattgagTTAGGAATTGAAGAGAAAAGCTACTAGGTACATGTAAACAAAATTTGTTGCATGATCACTGCTCAagaaattgagaagaaaaagggaaaCAAACTCACCGGTTCAAAACAGGAAATTGGTCGGTAGGAATTGTAGCCCTTAACGCCAGGATCGTCTAGGCACTCCGTGATCGTCGAACAGATAACCCAATAGTGAGAAAGTGTAGAGAGAAGtcagagaaaacaaaagaaaaagattttagaGATATAGAcagtgttttagataatgagacgagctttataaaattctatttatactagaagattattttaaaataaaatacccggtctcattattttaatacacgtatctactctaatactttattttctaggtcattaaaaaaagttaaagtagttagattaaaacaaatatattaattaatttttaaaaagctgagaaaatttaaaagaaggTATAGATTTCAGTTTTACATCAAAGTTTAGAgactaaaaataaacttaaccctttaaatattatttacaataaaaataaaaactaaattacacTCAAAGTGTTGTTTTATCTGAATTTATCAAACTCCAACACACTCTTTATTGATTTCaacaaatgaaactaaaaagaaatttacaaGACAAACATGAAGAGGACATTGTTATATCATCATCTGCTGCTGATGGAACAAACTTGATCCATGACAGGTTCCTCAACCTTGTATATATATTCTCCCTATTCATCTTTCACAGCAAACATGACCAAAACAAAGAGTAATGGATAGCTTATTGTTGTGAGCACCCAATTCACTACCAACTGGGACATCAAACACACATTGTGTTCATCTACTTGCCATGCAACAGCAATCCCTGCACTCTGAATTCCTTTAAACAAACCACTGTACCTGTATACATATTTGCATAACTCATTTACTACCTCTTTTCATTCACCAACTGCTGGAAACTAAGGCATATAGAAGATTAAGCACTATCAaggaaatatattatatatatatatatatatatatatatatatatatatatatatatatattatataccaACTCAACTATCAAGCTATTAATATcaattcaaaatctcaaaattttaagttaaaaataatgtcCTTATGTGAATTAaactcaaattatatatatagatatatataatttttatttttatttttaatgagtaCTCTCTCTAAAAAAACCTATCAGTTGATAACCGGATGCAGAACCTCTGCCTAATAATTTGACTAAAATAGTGTATATTAATGATGATAATCAATCATGAACTAGCTCCTAGAGTTTATTTAAGTGTCAAACAAAGTTCTAGAAAGCATATTTGGTAAGTCtataattgcatttattatgAAACACTATTATCGGATATGTGAATGTTCAGTTATCGGAAGCTGTGTTTAAATATTTAGCATGATAGGAGTAAAATATGTATAGGGATTATACTAAAATACTCTTGTATTAAACGATGTTAATAACTTCATTAACACAATTCTCAATAATATTTCATGGGAATTACGTTATTAATCTACCCGCAGACACTACTATAATTAGTCTGAATTAATTTACCTGCTGAGGATCTCAGAATCATCAGCCAGGGCTCCAATAACCCAGTAGACCAAGCTCTGGAACATGGCATCTAGCAATCCAAAACTAAAGTACAAGACAAAAGGTCCAGCAAATCCTGTGTGCTTAAAATCTAACTTTTCTGGCAAAACATTGGAGTTGTACCTAAGCTGATTAGCAAGTGCACCACCCCAAATTGCAGTCCCAAGAACACCAACCACCACAACTCCCAGCAACCCCCTCATCCTTCTCCTCTCAAAGCTGAAATCCAGCAGATAACCAATCCCAACAGAACCCAGCATCTGAGCCCCCCAATAGAACACACTGTTGAACCCTCTAGTCCTCAAATTAAACAGTGCTCCATTAACATCATTGAACTGATAAGGGTAAAAGAAGTTGCTGGACCAAGCTGCGGGAACCATAAGAAGCACCTTCCAATTGGAAAACAACTTGCGAACCTCCACACACTCGGTGGACACATTGGAGTACACCATGCTGGTGCACCTACTCCCATCATCACGAACCACCTTGCATGCAGGCAAGATGGCCAACGACAAGAGGGTCCCCACTGACATAAAGCACATGAAACCTATGTAGGTTCCATCATTCACAGAAGCAGCCTCACTACGATGGTAGTTCAAGATGAAAGGAATCAAGCCACCAATTACTCCACCCATGTTGAAGATGCTCCAGAAAATAGATATGTAAGTGCCTTTCATCGGTAACAGTTGTGATAATCAGTATCTTCAGAATATTAGtcaaaaaatcaatataaaactttttgctttttatttcGTAATTAGTAACATAAACATGTTTGCTGACATTTTCTTAAGATAGACGACAGATTCTCCTATTTATAGATCTGATGTAATGAAACTAGCATCTTAGGGAGTGTTTGAATCATCCTCTGAAGCACTTCAAGCAAACATTCTCACTTTTTAAGGTACTAAACACAAAAGCAGCTTTATGTAGGCTTTCATATCATATCAAGAAGTAGATTTCACATcctacaaaattaatttgtaaataaagttTTCACATTTATAAACACACATAATTCAGTCAAACCATAAAGCTAAGATTTCTTTCTACCTTTTCTATTGGTTGGAGGGTAAGATGTCATGATTGCACCTTGGGCTGCCCACAAGAGGCCTGCTCCTACACCAAGGAGAGCACCGGAAAGAATGGCAAAggcttggtggtggtgatggttgtAGTAGAGTAAGGAGGATGTGTAGAGGACGTAGGTGGAACATCCTGCGAGAAGGGTAAGGTGAGGTCCTAGGATGTTGTAGATGGCGCCGCCAAGGATGCCAAACAAGGA contains these protein-coding regions:
- the LOC106764391 gene encoding UNC93-like protein 1 gives rise to the protein MVSNGDEESSNQVQQSETSKSSRLPFLRYNSPLVQVILIGVVCFCCPGMFNALSGMGGGGQLNHTASNNSLTALYTTFSLFGILGGAIYNILGPHLTLLAGCSTYVLYTSSLLYYNHHHHQAFAILSGALLGVGAGLLWAAQGAIMTSYPPTNRKGTYISIFWSIFNMGGVIGGLIPFILNYHRSEAASVNDGTYIGFMCFMSVGTLLSLAILPACKVVRDDGSRCTSMVYSNVSTECVEVRKLFSNWKVLLMVPAAWSSNFFYPYQFNDVNGALFNLRTRGFNSVFYWGAQMLGSVGIGYLLDFSFERRRMRGLLGVVVVGVLGTAIWGGALANQLRYNSNVLPEKLDFKHTGFAGPFVLYFSFGLLDAMFQSLVYWVIGALADDSEILSRYSGLFKGIQSAGIAVAWQVDEHNVCLMSQLVVNWVLTTISYPLLFVLVMFAVKDE